From a single Chloracidobacterium thermophilum B genomic region:
- a CDS encoding TonB-dependent receptor, producing MTNWMSRLVYAVVLVFGLVTAGYAQLDTGTITGTVADESKAVVGNATVTVRNVRTGLTRTTQTDGEGRFRFSSLPVGGYELTVEAAGQAKYVQQGIELLVNQVAVLEIELRVAATQEVITVTGDASILNTTNAEVSTRFDSKRLMNLPFATNGNVYNILLSVPGISQLGSGQTGFANGISFSANGGRVRSNNFMVDGQDLNDPSVAGVQQPLNNPDLIQEVRIITSQFAPEFGRNSGSVVNMITKSGSNEFHGSLFWFNNNNALNARSNLDKRAGRTEAPFRIENRIGGSLGGPIWRNKTFFFGTLQRWTDRALGAGFTLNGAPTEAGRQVLQSAAGDRPQVAALLRFLPPAQAPIGRSESFTIGNQTFTVPLGSLTGSASQKFDNWQWSTRVDHQFDERNRISGSFLFNDQLSSGFGQVTPPGLTTRVKSRQQALNLTWTHIFSPRWINEFRAAYNRFNSVTNASDPSSQEIPSIEINSLGMLGFNAAPSRTAIGLAVNLPQARTNNTYQFQDVMTYTVGNHTMKFGVEVTNRDVRSFFFPTIRGRLQYTTLQNFVNDVAQIAQINLPLRGGQAIQYYDFTDVFAFWQDEWRIRPNFTITYGLRYETPGNPMENLYRLNDRIVAANGNDPNFRLQERPGRDTNNFQPRFGFNWNPRTQADGIWGAITGGDKLVVRGGYARTFDASFLNIALNVGTASPFAATVTLPSNGAFAALRAVQPFSGNPRLLAATIVAPDFRSPFSEQFSLEVQRELTRDVVMRVAYVGTKGTALFQTVDGNPNRPRTTPPTSTDPNVRLDPTRGPVRLRANAASSIYHSLQISVDKRLSRDFSAGVHYTWSKFIDEASEIFNPSTGEIALPQDSFNRRADRAVSSYDRTHRLTGNFVYEFPFFKTQQGVVGRLLGGWQTSGFITFQSGAPFTVLNGSDPLQSLAGINALVGDPIRPNLNTTRNLSRMTVAEILRAGGASLFAPLRPGQRVGDAGRNILRADGIGNVDLSIAKNTRIVEGHNIQLRVDFFNMTNTRNFGIPNAIRTSAAFLNQWGTDGGNRRIVFALRYSF from the coding sequence ATGACGAACTGGATGAGTCGTCTGGTGTACGCCGTCGTCCTGGTGTTCGGGTTGGTGACGGCAGGTTATGCCCAACTCGACACCGGAACGATCACCGGGACGGTAGCCGATGAATCCAAGGCCGTGGTTGGCAACGCCACCGTCACCGTGCGCAATGTCCGTACAGGACTGACCCGCACGACCCAGACGGATGGCGAAGGTCGCTTCCGTTTCAGCAGCCTGCCTGTTGGGGGCTATGAGTTGACGGTGGAAGCCGCCGGACAGGCCAAGTATGTCCAGCAGGGCATCGAACTGCTGGTCAACCAGGTGGCAGTGTTGGAAATCGAGTTGAGAGTCGCGGCAACCCAGGAAGTTATCACGGTCACGGGCGATGCCTCGATTCTGAACACCACGAACGCTGAAGTCAGCACCCGTTTTGACTCCAAGCGGCTGATGAACCTGCCATTTGCGACGAATGGCAACGTGTACAACATCCTGCTGTCTGTTCCGGGCATCAGCCAGCTTGGTTCCGGGCAGACCGGGTTTGCCAACGGCATCAGCTTTTCGGCCAACGGGGGTCGCGTCCGCTCCAACAACTTCATGGTGGACGGGCAGGACCTCAACGACCCCAGCGTGGCTGGTGTGCAGCAGCCGCTCAACAACCCTGATCTCATTCAGGAAGTGCGTATCATCACGAGCCAGTTTGCGCCGGAGTTCGGACGCAACAGCGGTTCGGTGGTCAACATGATCACCAAGAGCGGCTCGAACGAGTTTCACGGTTCTTTGTTCTGGTTCAACAACAACAATGCGCTCAATGCACGGAGCAACCTCGACAAGCGGGCCGGGCGGACGGAAGCCCCCTTCCGCATCGAAAACCGCATCGGTGGCTCCCTGGGCGGTCCGATCTGGCGCAACAAAACCTTCTTTTTCGGGACGCTTCAGCGGTGGACCGACCGGGCGCTGGGTGCGGGCTTCACGCTGAACGGCGCGCCGACGGAAGCCGGCCGGCAGGTGTTGCAGTCCGCAGCCGGAGACCGTCCGCAGGTTGCGGCCCTGCTGCGCTTCCTCCCTCCGGCGCAGGCGCCGATTGGCCGCAGCGAGAGTTTTACCATTGGCAACCAGACCTTTACCGTGCCGCTGGGGTCGCTGACCGGTTCGGCGTCGCAGAAGTTTGACAACTGGCAGTGGTCCACCCGGGTTGACCACCAGTTTGATGAGCGCAACCGGATTTCGGGCAGTTTTCTGTTCAACGACCAGCTTTCGTCGGGTTTTGGACAGGTGACGCCGCCGGGGCTGACAACCCGCGTGAAATCCCGTCAGCAGGCGCTCAATCTCACCTGGACGCACATTTTTTCGCCGCGTTGGATCAATGAGTTCCGCGCGGCATACAACCGCTTCAACTCTGTCACCAATGCCAGCGACCCATCTTCCCAGGAAATTCCCTCCATTGAGATCAACTCGCTGGGGATGCTTGGCTTCAATGCCGCGCCCAGCCGGACGGCTATCGGCTTGGCCGTCAACCTGCCGCAGGCGCGTACGAACAACACCTACCAGTTTCAGGATGTAATGACCTACACGGTGGGCAATCACACCATGAAGTTCGGTGTGGAAGTGACCAACCGGGATGTGCGGAGCTTCTTCTTCCCGACGATTCGCGGGCGGTTGCAGTACACAACGCTCCAGAACTTCGTCAACGACGTGGCCCAGATTGCCCAGATCAACCTGCCGCTGCGCGGCGGACAGGCCATTCAGTACTATGACTTCACGGATGTTTTCGCCTTCTGGCAGGACGAGTGGCGCATCCGGCCCAACTTCACCATCACTTACGGGTTGCGCTACGAGACGCCGGGCAATCCTATGGAAAACCTCTACCGCCTCAATGATCGCATTGTGGCGGCCAACGGCAACGATCCGAACTTCCGTCTCCAGGAGCGTCCCGGACGCGACACCAACAACTTCCAGCCGCGTTTCGGTTTCAACTGGAATCCACGGACACAGGCGGACGGCATCTGGGGTGCGATCACCGGCGGCGACAAGCTGGTGGTGCGGGGCGGTTATGCCCGGACATTCGATGCTTCCTTCCTCAACATTGCGCTCAACGTCGGCACGGCGTCACCGTTTGCCGCAACGGTAACGTTGCCTTCCAATGGGGCTTTTGCCGCGCTGCGCGCCGTACAGCCTTTTAGCGGCAATCCCCGCCTGCTGGCGGCGACGATTGTTGCGCCGGATTTTCGCTCGCCTTTCTCTGAGCAGTTCAGCCTTGAAGTGCAGCGTGAGTTGACGCGCGACGTTGTGATGCGTGTCGCGTACGTTGGGACGAAAGGCACGGCGCTCTTCCAGACGGTTGACGGCAACCCGAATCGTCCCCGGACGACTCCACCGACATCAACCGACCCGAATGTCCGCCTTGACCCGACTCGTGGCCCGGTGCGCCTGCGGGCCAATGCGGCCTCTTCGATTTACCACTCGCTCCAGATCAGTGTGGACAAGCGACTGAGCCGTGATTTCAGCGCCGGCGTGCACTACACCTGGAGCAAGTTCATTGACGAGGCTTCGGAGATATTCAACCCCTCGACGGGTGAAATTGCGCTCCCACAGGATTCGTTCAACCGCCGGGCTGACCGTGCCGTGTCAAGCTATGACCGGACGCACCGTCTGACGGGTAACTTTGTTTACGAATTTCCTTTCTTCAAAACTCAGCAGGGTGTCGTTGGGCGGTTGCTTGGTGGGTGGCAGACCTCCGGGTTTATCACCTTCCAGAGCGGCGCGCCGTTTACGGTGCTCAACGGTTCAGACCCACTTCAGTCGCTGGCTGGCATCAATGCGCTGGTAGGCGATCCGATCCGTCCGAACCTCAACACAACCCGCAATCTCAGCCGCATGACGGTGGCTGAAATCCTGCGGGCCGGGGGCGCGAGCCTGTTTGCACCCCTGCGTCCGGGGCAGCGCGTTGGTGACGCCGGGCGCAACATTCTGCGCGCCGACGGGATTGGCAACGTTGACCTGAGCATTGCCAAGAATACGCGCATCGTGGAAGGGCATAACATCCAGTTGCGGGTGGACTTCTTCAACATGACGAACACGCGCAACTTTGGGATTCCGAACGCCATCCGCACGTCGGCAGCCTTCCTCAACCAGTGGGGCACCGACGGCGGCAACCGGCGCATCGTGTTTGCTTTGCGTTATTCCTTCTGA
- a CDS encoding M61 family metallopeptidase yields MPFSVRTFRVRSLPLRPAGFPSQLLLWFFLLGWTPLLAVAQPTVDYRITISAPGDDEARIEMTIHNLDGRETLDVALPAWTPGSYEILNHAKHLFELTAQGPDGQPLLLRRRDKQTWRVRCAGQSTVILRYGLLCDRQSVDSNWLGPDYGQLAGAATLLYVPDGRHWPATLTFHLPQGWQAALPLPRRADQSYTAESYDALIDAPIAVGRLTRLDISVRNKPIAIVTTRPPKDPAGLQKAVTTIIETYADLMGGLPFEQYMFQYLPFADEDDERLEGLEHANGTLINYAPEDLLDQPQTKNWLVVTAHEFFHAWNVKRLRPREFADYTLDRELYTPQLWFAEGVTEYYAWRGLRRAGLISAADFDEAIRSTLTYLANNPAAGQVSLAEASIGTWLTGTSSFEDIPLDYYRKGFIVGLLLDIEIRTRTSNARGLDDLMRQLMRDFPPESQGYRHEDIIATASKLAGTDLESWFRRYVEGTDELPLETALNHMGMAMLAEPMTELDFGFELEATPAGLEIVEIDPDSPAGESDLEEGDLLRTVAGKPVRSEADFAAVLSTLQPQKAVKLTVLREKRPLTVTLTPEVITTLDVAVGPLPNPTPAQKALRVALRGE; encoded by the coding sequence ATGCCTTTTTCCGTTCGTACGTTTCGTGTCCGGTCATTACCCCTTCGACCGGCAGGTTTTCCGTCGCAGCTTCTGCTCTGGTTTTTTCTGCTCGGCTGGACGCCGCTGCTGGCCGTGGCGCAGCCGACGGTGGACTACCGCATCACCATCAGCGCGCCCGGCGACGACGAAGCGCGCATCGAAATGACGATTCACAACCTTGACGGGCGCGAAACCCTGGATGTCGCCCTTCCGGCCTGGACGCCGGGTTCCTACGAAATTCTCAACCACGCCAAACATCTCTTCGAGTTGACGGCCCAGGGCCCTGATGGGCAACCGCTGCTGCTGCGGCGACGGGACAAACAGACCTGGCGCGTCCGATGTGCCGGACAGTCCACGGTCATCCTGCGGTATGGACTGCTGTGCGACCGCCAGAGCGTGGATTCCAACTGGCTTGGCCCGGATTACGGGCAGCTTGCCGGCGCGGCAACGTTGCTCTACGTCCCGGATGGACGACACTGGCCCGCAACGCTTACCTTCCACCTTCCCCAGGGCTGGCAGGCGGCTCTGCCGCTACCCCGCCGCGCTGACCAGAGTTACACGGCTGAAAGCTATGACGCACTCATTGACGCCCCAATTGCGGTTGGCAGGTTGACGCGCCTGGACATTTCGGTACGGAACAAACCCATTGCCATTGTCACGACGCGCCCGCCCAAAGACCCGGCCGGGTTGCAGAAGGCTGTGACAACCATCATTGAAACCTACGCCGACCTGATGGGCGGCCTGCCCTTCGAGCAGTACATGTTCCAGTACCTGCCCTTCGCCGACGAAGACGACGAGCGGCTGGAAGGCCTCGAACACGCCAACGGAACCCTTATCAACTACGCGCCGGAAGACCTGCTCGACCAGCCCCAGACGAAGAACTGGCTGGTAGTGACGGCGCATGAGTTCTTCCATGCGTGGAACGTCAAACGTCTCAGGCCACGGGAGTTTGCCGACTACACACTTGACCGCGAGCTGTACACGCCGCAGTTGTGGTTTGCCGAGGGTGTCACGGAATACTATGCCTGGCGCGGGCTGCGGCGGGCCGGACTGATTTCCGCGGCCGATTTCGATGAAGCCATCCGCAGCACCCTGACCTATCTGGCCAACAACCCGGCCGCCGGGCAGGTCAGTCTGGCCGAAGCGTCCATCGGCACGTGGCTGACCGGCACGAGCAGCTTCGAGGACATCCCGCTCGATTACTACCGCAAGGGTTTTATCGTCGGGCTGCTGCTCGACATTGAAATCCGCACCCGTACGTCAAATGCACGCGGTCTCGACGACCTCATGCGGCAGCTTATGCGGGATTTTCCGCCCGAAAGCCAGGGCTACCGGCACGAGGACATCATAGCCACGGCCAGCAAGTTGGCTGGGACAGACCTGGAAAGCTGGTTCCGGCGCTACGTGGAAGGAACGGACGAGCTGCCGCTGGAGACGGCCCTGAACCACATGGGCATGGCCATGCTGGCCGAACCCATGACGGAACTCGATTTCGGCTTCGAGTTGGAAGCCACACCGGCCGGACTGGAAATCGTCGAGATTGATCCCGATTCGCCGGCCGGGGAATCTGACCTTGAAGAAGGTGACCTGCTGCGCACCGTGGCCGGCAAACCTGTCCGCAGTGAAGCCGATTTTGCGGCGGTGCTGTCCACCCTTCAGCCGCAGAAAGCGGTCAAGCTGACGGTCCTCCGGGAAAAACGCCCCCTGACCGTCACTCTGACCCCGGAGGTTATCACCACGCTCGATGTGGCCGTCGGCCCCCTGCCCAACCCAACTCCGGCCCAGAAGGCGCTGCGGGTGGCATTGCGTGGCGAGTGA
- a CDS encoding CbbQ/NirQ/NorQ/GpvN family protein, which translates to MLTERAIEKYILEKEPYYLPVGNEIELFTAAYQAKLPVMLKGPTGCGKTRFVEHMAWRFKRPLVTVACHEDLSATDLVGRYLLEGEETVWHDGPLTLAVKHGAMCYLDEVVEARKDTLVLIHPLTDDRRILPVEKRRVVLEAPDEFQFVISYNPGYQSVLKDLKQSTRQRFVAIEFDYPPFDIEVAIVAHEGQVDESTARDLVTIGQKVRNLRGHGLEEGVSTRLLVYAAQLIRGGISPVSACTVAIVNPITDDRDLQRSIQEIVTTVI; encoded by the coding sequence ATGCTCACCGAACGCGCCATCGAGAAGTACATCCTTGAAAAAGAGCCTTACTACCTGCCGGTCGGCAACGAGATCGAACTGTTTACGGCTGCCTATCAGGCCAAGCTGCCCGTCATGCTGAAGGGCCCGACCGGGTGCGGCAAAACCCGGTTTGTCGAGCACATGGCCTGGCGGTTCAAACGTCCGCTGGTGACGGTGGCCTGTCATGAAGACCTGTCCGCGACCGATCTGGTGGGCCGTTATCTGCTGGAGGGGGAAGAAACCGTCTGGCACGACGGCCCCCTGACGCTGGCCGTCAAGCATGGTGCCATGTGCTACCTGGATGAAGTCGTCGAAGCCCGCAAGGACACGCTGGTGCTCATTCACCCGCTCACCGATGACCGGCGTATCCTTCCGGTTGAAAAACGCCGCGTCGTCCTTGAAGCCCCGGATGAGTTTCAGTTCGTCATTTCCTACAATCCGGGCTACCAGAGTGTGCTCAAGGACCTGAAACAATCCACCCGGCAGCGTTTCGTCGCCATCGAGTTTGACTACCCGCCGTTTGACATTGAAGTGGCGATTGTGGCGCACGAGGGGCAGGTGGATGAATCCACGGCGCGCGATCTGGTGACGATTGGGCAGAAAGTGCGCAACCTGCGCGGGCATGGCCTTGAAGAAGGCGTGTCCACACGCCTGCTCGTCTATGCCGCACAACTCATCCGGGGCGGTATTTCGCCCGTCAGTGCCTGCACCGTAGCCATCGTCAACCCCATTACGGATGACCGCGACCTTCAGCGGAGCATCCAGGAAATCGTCACCACCGTCATTTAG
- a CDS encoding aldehyde dehydrogenase family protein translates to MSAPTTATYEVAPEVKSFVEKTHHLLIDGQWVEAKRGQVFKVYNPANGEVIAHVAEGNAEDIDLAVKAARRAFEEGPWRKMTPSERGRLIWKLADLVEQHLEEFAQLETLDNGKPLTVSRAADVPLAVDLFRYMAGWATKIEGETIPLSVPGGNYLAYTLREPVGVVGQIIPWNFPLLMAAWKLGPALAAGCTVVLKPAEETPLSALRLGELILEAGFPPGVVNIVPGYGETAGAALAAHPDVDKVAFTGSTEVGKLIVQAAAGNLKKVTLELGGKSPNIVFKDADLSVAIEGAANAIFFNHGQCCVAGSRLFVEEDIFDDVVSGVSEIAKRIRVGEGFDPATQMGPLVSETQLRRVTGYLESGEKDGAKAVAGGHRIGDKGYFVAPTVLTDVRDDMKVVQEEIFGPVVAAMKFSDIREVSARANNTVYGLGAGIWTRDISKAHALAAEIKAGTVWINCYNVFDAALPFGGYKQSGWGREMGHAVLNAYTETKSVCIKL, encoded by the coding sequence ATGAGTGCACCGACTACCGCGACGTACGAAGTTGCGCCTGAAGTCAAATCCTTTGTCGAGAAAACGCATCACCTGCTGATTGACGGTCAGTGGGTTGAGGCCAAACGCGGTCAAGTGTTCAAAGTCTATAACCCGGCGAACGGAGAAGTGATTGCCCATGTCGCCGAAGGCAATGCCGAGGACATTGATCTGGCCGTCAAAGCAGCGCGGCGCGCCTTTGAGGAAGGCCCGTGGCGCAAAATGACACCCTCCGAGCGGGGACGGCTCATCTGGAAGCTGGCCGACCTGGTTGAGCAGCATCTGGAAGAGTTTGCCCAGCTCGAAACGCTTGACAATGGAAAGCCCCTGACGGTGTCGCGGGCAGCGGATGTGCCGCTGGCCGTGGATTTGTTCCGCTACATGGCCGGTTGGGCCACCAAGATCGAAGGCGAGACGATTCCGCTCTCTGTGCCGGGCGGCAACTATCTGGCCTACACGCTGCGGGAGCCGGTGGGGGTTGTCGGGCAGATCATTCCGTGGAACTTCCCGCTGCTGATGGCGGCCTGGAAACTTGGCCCGGCGCTGGCGGCGGGCTGTACAGTGGTGCTCAAGCCGGCCGAGGAAACGCCGCTTTCAGCGCTGCGGCTGGGTGAACTCATCCTGGAAGCCGGCTTCCCGCCGGGCGTGGTCAACATTGTGCCGGGGTACGGCGAAACGGCCGGGGCGGCGCTAGCCGCGCATCCCGACGTGGACAAGGTGGCTTTTACGGGTTCGACAGAAGTCGGCAAGCTCATCGTGCAGGCGGCAGCCGGCAACCTCAAGAAGGTCACGCTCGAACTCGGCGGCAAGTCACCCAACATCGTCTTCAAGGATGCCGACCTGTCGGTTGCCATTGAAGGCGCAGCCAACGCCATCTTCTTCAACCACGGTCAGTGCTGTGTGGCCGGTTCGCGGCTTTTCGTCGAGGAAGACATCTTTGACGATGTCGTGTCCGGCGTCAGTGAAATTGCCAAGCGGATTCGCGTCGGCGAGGGCTTCGATCCGGCAACCCAGATGGGGCCGCTTGTGTCCGAGACGCAGCTCCGGCGGGTGACGGGCTATCTCGAATCCGGTGAAAAGGATGGCGCCAAAGCCGTCGCCGGCGGACATCGCATCGGCGACAAGGGGTACTTCGTCGCGCCTACCGTGCTCACCGACGTGCGGGACGATATGAAGGTCGTGCAGGAAGAAATCTTCGGTCCCGTTGTGGCGGCGATGAAGTTTTCGGACATTCGGGAAGTCAGTGCCCGCGCCAACAACACGGTCTATGGGCTTGGGGCCGGCATCTGGACGCGCGACATCAGCAAGGCCCACGCTCTGGCAGCCGAAATCAAGGCCGGCACGGTGTGGATCAACTGCTACAACGTTTTTGATGCTGCGCTGCCCTTCGGCGGTTACAAGCAGTCGGGTTGGGGGCGTGAAATGGGCCACGCTGTGCTCAACGCCTACACCGAAACGAAATCGGTCTGCATCAAGCTCTGA
- a CDS encoding SDR family oxidoreductase: MFETTLLAGKNILITGGGTGLGRVMALRFAELGARVAVLGRRPEPLAEVVQQIEAQGREAMAVCADVRDAARVSSAVDEIVARFGTLDVLVNNAAGNFLALTETLSPNAFNAVVGIVLNGTFHCTSAVGKHMIAQGKGGCILNIVATYAWTGAAYVVPSVCAKAGVLAMTRSLAVEWGRYRIRLNAIAPGPFPTEGAWSRLMLPGMEEEGKRRNPTGRFGEPPELANLAAYLISDAASYINGECVTIDGGEWLMGQSFNTLTMLPRDQFQALAEALRPRKSDASPAG; encoded by the coding sequence ATGTTTGAAACCACATTGCTTGCTGGGAAAAACATTCTCATCACCGGCGGCGGCACGGGGCTGGGGCGCGTCATGGCGCTGCGTTTTGCCGAACTGGGGGCCCGGGTTGCCGTGCTGGGAAGACGGCCTGAACCGCTGGCCGAAGTCGTGCAACAGATTGAAGCCCAAGGTCGAGAAGCTATGGCAGTTTGCGCTGATGTTCGGGATGCTGCCCGTGTCAGTAGCGCTGTGGATGAGATCGTTGCACGCTTTGGCACGCTCGATGTGCTGGTCAACAATGCCGCCGGGAACTTTCTGGCGCTGACCGAGACCTTGTCGCCCAATGCCTTCAACGCCGTGGTGGGGATTGTGCTCAACGGCACGTTTCACTGCACGTCGGCGGTAGGGAAGCACATGATTGCCCAGGGGAAGGGAGGCTGCATTCTCAACATCGTGGCCACCTACGCCTGGACCGGTGCGGCTTACGTTGTGCCCTCGGTGTGCGCCAAGGCCGGTGTCCTGGCAATGACGCGCTCACTGGCAGTGGAATGGGGGCGCTATCGGATTCGGCTCAATGCCATTGCACCGGGGCCATTTCCGACCGAGGGGGCCTGGTCGCGGTTGATGCTGCCGGGGATGGAAGAGGAAGGGAAACGCCGCAACCCAACGGGTCGCTTCGGCGAGCCGCCCGAACTGGCCAACTTGGCAGCCTATCTCATCAGCGATGCCGCCAGCTACATCAACGGGGAATGTGTCACCATAGACGGCGGCGAATGGCTGATGGGGCAGTCGTTCAATACCCTGACGATGCTGCCACGCGACCAATTCCAGGCGCTGGCCGAGGCGCTTCGCCCCAGGAAATCTGATGCTTCTCCCGCCGGATGA
- a CDS encoding enoyl-CoA hydratase/isomerase family protein, with protein MAYETILVETQNAIARVTLNRPDTLNAMNQTMIGELTEVFTGLAGQTDVRAVVVTGAGRAFSSGGDIRGMLAAAPETAAEAVTAMIERVNGMVLALYNLPQPVIAAINGPAHGLGMSLTLAADYRIAAMSASFSQAFIRIGLVPDGGGTFLLPRIVGWACATDLMLTGRTVPAGEAKTIGLVHQTVADAEFANTVQLCAQQFAAAPTQAIARTKALLRSSKNADFATQLNHERDHQAACATTHDFREGVTAFIEKRPPVFTGR; from the coding sequence ATGGCCTACGAAACCATCCTCGTGGAGACGCAGAACGCCATTGCGCGGGTGACGCTCAACCGTCCGGACACACTCAACGCCATGAACCAGACCATGATCGGTGAGCTGACCGAGGTGTTTACCGGGCTTGCCGGGCAAACGGATGTCCGGGCTGTGGTGGTGACAGGCGCTGGCCGGGCCTTTTCATCGGGTGGCGACATCCGTGGCATGCTGGCGGCAGCCCCGGAAACGGCTGCGGAAGCTGTCACCGCCATGATTGAGCGCGTCAACGGCATGGTGCTGGCTTTGTACAACCTGCCGCAGCCGGTGATTGCCGCCATCAACGGCCCGGCGCATGGGTTGGGCATGAGCCTGACGCTGGCCGCCGACTACCGGATTGCCGCCATGAGCGCCAGCTTTTCCCAGGCGTTCATCAGGATTGGACTTGTTCCCGACGGTGGTGGGACGTTTCTCCTGCCGCGCATTGTCGGTTGGGCCTGCGCCACGGATTTGATGTTGACCGGGCGGACGGTTCCGGCCGGAGAGGCCAAAACCATCGGTTTGGTACATCAGACGGTCGCTGATGCCGAGTTTGCCAACACGGTTCAGTTATGCGCCCAACAGTTTGCTGCTGCTCCGACCCAGGCCATCGCCCGGACAAAAGCCCTCCTGCGTAGCAGCAAGAATGCTGACTTTGCCACGCAGTTGAACCATGAACGCGACCACCAGGCGGCCTGCGCGACAACACACGATTTCCGGGAAGGCGTCACCGCGTTTATCGAAAAACGACCGCCGGTGTTTACCGGGCGCTGA
- a CDS encoding winged helix-turn-helix domain-containing protein yields MAAKRKANKPEPLPAPPKAVVSAAKVVCEGVDKLIHEPLRLGILCALAGVEYLSFTELRRLLSTTDGNLSVHLRRLEEAGYLHCEKGFRGRMPHTRYRLTATGRAALEDYVSHMEAILRHAHRVVRPR; encoded by the coding sequence ATGGCGGCTAAACGGAAAGCCAACAAACCAGAACCTCTGCCCGCCCCGCCAAAAGCCGTCGTCTCGGCGGCCAAGGTGGTTTGCGAGGGCGTGGACAAGCTCATTCACGAACCCCTGCGGCTGGGTATCCTGTGCGCGCTGGCCGGAGTCGAATACCTGTCCTTTACGGAGCTGCGGCGACTGCTCTCCACGACGGACGGCAATCTGAGCGTCCACCTGCGGCGGCTGGAAGAAGCTGGCTATCTGCACTGTGAAAAGGGCTTTCGGGGACGGATGCCCCACACGAGGTATCGGCTGACGGCCACTGGCCGCGCGGCGCTGGAAGACTACGTCAGCCACATGGAAGCCATCCTGCGGCATGCCCACCGGGTCGTTCGGCCCAGATAA
- the galT gene encoding galactose-1-phosphate uridylyltransferase → MSELRWNPLLGEWTITATHRQERTFLPPANYCPLCPTQPGAFETEIPAPAFDIVVFENRFPSLQAVPPLPAVEGSALYPVRPAQGVCEVVVYTDRHTTTLAEESVERIRRLILVWCDRFAELGAREEVAYVYIFENKGEAIGVTLHHPHGQIYAYPFIPPRVARQLAQSRQHWARTGRDLLGDILVAEQDDGRRIVCENEAFVVFVPFFARYPYETLVVPKRQVTAIVDFNAHERQLLAEILKALLVGYDRLFGFSLPYIMALHQRPTDGQDYPYVRFYIEFLPPHRTAAKLKYLAGSESGAGAFINDTIPEETAPRLRACCLER, encoded by the coding sequence ATGTCGGAGCTTCGCTGGAACCCTCTGCTGGGTGAGTGGACCATTACCGCCACGCACCGGCAGGAGCGCACGTTTCTGCCGCCGGCAAACTACTGTCCGCTGTGCCCGACCCAACCGGGCGCTTTTGAAACCGAAATTCCGGCTCCGGCCTTCGACATCGTGGTTTTCGAGAACCGCTTTCCGAGCCTGCAGGCTGTACCACCACTGCCAGCCGTTGAAGGCAGCGCGCTCTATCCGGTACGGCCGGCGCAGGGCGTCTGCGAGGTTGTGGTCTATACCGACCGCCACACGACGACGCTGGCCGAAGAAAGCGTCGAGCGCATCCGGCGGCTCATTCTCGTCTGGTGTGACCGCTTTGCCGAACTCGGCGCGCGGGAAGAGGTGGCTTACGTCTATATCTTTGAAAACAAGGGCGAAGCCATCGGCGTCACGCTCCACCATCCGCACGGGCAGATTTACGCCTATCCGTTCATCCCGCCGCGTGTTGCCCGCCAACTGGCGCAGTCCCGGCAGCACTGGGCGCGCACCGGGCGCGACCTGCTGGGCGACATCCTGGTGGCAGAGCAGGACGATGGGCGGCGCATCGTCTGCGAAAATGAAGCGTTCGTCGTGTTTGTTCCCTTTTTTGCGCGCTATCCGTATGAAACGCTGGTTGTGCCCAAACGGCAGGTCACAGCCATTGTGGACTTCAATGCGCACGAACGTCAGCTTCTGGCAGAAATCCTCAAGGCCCTGCTCGTTGGCTATGACCGGCTCTTTGGGTTTTCCCTGCCGTACATCATGGCGCTCCACCAGCGGCCGACCGACGGGCAGGACTATCCCTACGTCCGCTTTTACATCGAGTTTCTGCCGCCGCACCGGACGGCCGCCAAGCTCAAGTATCTGGCCGGGAGTGAAAGTGGTGCCGGGGCCTTCATCAACGACACCATTCCCGAAGAAACTGCGCCACGGCTGCGCGCCTGCTGTCTGGAGAGGTAA